The Anabaena sp. WA102 genome contains a region encoding:
- the dnaK gene encoding molecular chaperone DnaK codes for MGKVIGIDLGTTNSCVAVLEAGQPKVIANSEGGRTTPSIVAFGKANDRLVGQLAKRQAVTNAENTVYSIKRFIGRRWEDTELERGRVPYNCIKGRDNTVDVQIRAQNYTPQEISAMVLKKLKQDAENFLGDEVTKAIITVPAYFTDAQRQATKDAGTIAGLEVLRIINEPTAAALAFGLDKQDQEQLILVFDLGGGTFDVSILQLGDGVFEVKATCGNNHLGGDDFDNAIVCWMVERFLAEEKIDITQDKMALQRLREAAEKAKVELSSLVVTSINLPFITADASGPKHLEMELSRSQFEELTGSLIEGTIAPIMQALKDAEVKPQNIDKIILVGGSTRIPAVQNALIKFFNGKTPDHSVNPDEAVALGAAIQAGVLAGELDTLLLLDVTPLSLGIETLGEVFTKIIDRNTTIPTSKAQIFSTAVDGQNSVEVHVLQGERAMAKDNKSLGKFLLSGIPPAPRGVPQIEVAFEIDVNGILKVAAQDKGTGREQSIRITSTGGLSNNEIEQMRKQAELFAEEDQRRKELVALKNQANNLLFTYNSTLRDNPDLVSEQLMAVANQKVEQLQAAMNNSNLSPGKFKTLLEDFQQTIFAIGTDVYNQASEEHSKSEDVTQINLTEEYHSSLPNTQIPQFNVDLDEENNSQVDYETID; via the coding sequence ATGGGAAAAGTTATTGGGATTGACTTAGGGACTACAAATAGTTGTGTCGCTGTTTTGGAAGCTGGGCAACCAAAAGTAATTGCCAACTCCGAAGGTGGACGTACTACCCCTAGTATCGTAGCCTTTGGTAAAGCTAACGATCGCCTAGTCGGACAACTAGCCAAGCGACAAGCTGTAACCAATGCCGAAAACACAGTCTACAGTATCAAGAGATTTATCGGTCGTCGTTGGGAAGACACAGAATTAGAGCGCGGTCGTGTCCCTTATAATTGTATCAAAGGCAGGGATAACACCGTTGATGTCCAAATTCGCGCCCAAAACTACACACCCCAAGAAATATCCGCTATGGTCTTGAAAAAACTCAAGCAAGACGCGGAAAATTTCCTGGGGGACGAAGTAACAAAAGCCATAATTACCGTACCAGCATATTTTACAGATGCTCAAAGACAAGCCACAAAAGATGCAGGTACTATTGCTGGGCTAGAAGTATTAAGAATTATCAACGAACCCACCGCCGCCGCCCTAGCCTTCGGTTTAGACAAACAAGATCAAGAACAATTAATCCTAGTATTTGACTTAGGCGGAGGCACATTTGACGTATCTATCCTCCAACTAGGAGATGGAGTTTTTGAAGTTAAAGCCACCTGTGGTAATAATCATCTCGGCGGAGACGACTTTGATAATGCCATTGTCTGCTGGATGGTGGAGCGATTCCTGGCAGAAGAGAAGATAGACATTACCCAAGACAAAATGGCACTCCAACGCCTGCGAGAAGCCGCGGAAAAAGCCAAAGTGGAACTATCCAGCCTGGTTGTTACCTCCATTAACCTGCCATTTATCACGGCTGATGCCAGCGGACCCAAACATCTGGAAATGGAACTCAGCCGGTCCCAATTTGAAGAACTCACAGGGAGTTTAATCGAGGGGACAATCGCCCCCATAATGCAAGCTCTCAAGGATGCAGAAGTCAAACCACAAAATATAGATAAGATTATTCTAGTCGGGGGTTCTACCCGCATTCCTGCCGTTCAAAACGCCCTGATTAAATTTTTCAATGGTAAAACCCCGGATCATTCCGTCAACCCTGATGAAGCCGTAGCCTTGGGTGCAGCTATCCAAGCTGGGGTTTTGGCAGGGGAATTAGACACCCTGTTACTTTTAGATGTCACACCTTTATCTTTAGGGATTGAAACACTAGGAGAAGTATTCACCAAAATTATTGACCGAAATACCACCATACCCACCAGCAAAGCTCAAATATTTTCTACAGCCGTTGATGGTCAAAACTCCGTAGAAGTTCATGTCCTCCAAGGAGAACGCGCTATGGCTAAAGATAACAAAAGTCTGGGCAAATTTCTCCTCAGTGGCATTCCCCCTGCGCCTCGCGGCGTTCCCCAAATTGAAGTCGCTTTTGAAATTGATGTGAATGGCATCCTCAAAGTTGCGGCGCAAGATAAAGGTACAGGTAGAGAACAGAGCATCCGCATTACAAGTACAGGCGGTTTAAGCAACAACGAAATTGAGCAAATGCGGAAACAAGCTGAATTATTCGCCGAGGAAGATCAAAGACGTAAAGAACTGGTAGCACTCAAAAACCAAGCTAATAATCTTTTGTTCACCTATAATTCAACATTACGGGATAATCCCGATTTGGTCAGTGAGCAATTGATGGCTGTGGCTAATCAGAAAGTTGAACAACTACAAGCCGCAATGAACAACTCCAATCTGTCCCCAGGGAAGTTTAAAACACTTTTAGAGGATTTCCAACAAACTATCTTTGCTATTGGTACAGATGTTTACAACCAGGCTAGTGAGGAACATTCTAAATCAGAAGATGTCACGCAAATCAATCTCACAGAAGAATATCATTCTTCCTTACCCAATACACAAATACCACAATTCAACGTTGATTTAGATGAAGAAAATAACTCACAAGTTGATTATGAGACCATAGACTAA
- a CDS encoding IS607 family transposase, producing MYFPGGHRRYPESAFIKTVPTDKERVLYARVSTKTQLLDLDTQIEFLGKTYPGCRVVKDVASGMNWKRKNFLKLMTQVAQNQISEIVVGHKDRLCRFGFEFVEWFCNLHGCKIVVVNNAKLSPREELMQDFMAIMHCFSAKLYFLRAYKKKIAEEQNIHETNSSQYESMGV from the coding sequence ATGTATTTCCCTGGGGGACACCGGAGATATCCAGAGTCAGCCTTTATCAAAACAGTTCCAACGGATAAAGAGCGGGTTCTTTACGCCCGTGTCAGCACAAAAACCCAGTTGTTAGACCTTGACACACAAATAGAATTTTTAGGCAAAACTTACCCAGGATGTCGAGTCGTCAAGGATGTTGCTAGTGGCATGAACTGGAAGCGGAAAAACTTTCTTAAATTAATGACTCAAGTTGCCCAGAATCAAATCTCTGAAATTGTCGTGGGACATAAGGACAGGTTATGCAGATTTGGTTTTGAGTTCGTTGAGTGGTTTTGCAACCTTCACGGCTGCAAAATTGTTGTGGTGAACAATGCCAAGCTATCGCCGCGCGAAGAGTTGATGCAGGATTTTATGGCTATCATGCACTGCTTTTCCGCCAAACTTTACTTTCTTCGGGCTTACAAGAAAAAAATAGCCGAAGAGCAAAATATTCATGAAACAAATAGTAGTCAATATGAGTCAATGGGGGTATAA
- the grpE gene encoding nucleotide exchange factor GrpE, which yields MKSDSPSEINPQDSSSEANEQVANQINEQGDNILTEENGSATANPIEVDIAVLADLSQQIETLKAQLEDRSTQYMRIAADFENYRKRTAKEKEEIDLQVKRNTITELLPVVDNFERARAHLKPQGDGEMTIHKSYQGVYKQLVDCLKRLGVAPMRPEGQEFDPNLHEAVMREPTDEHPEGTILEELVRGYYFGDRVLRHAMVKVAAPREDISVDSEDLSNQDNG from the coding sequence ATGAAAAGTGACTCCCCGTCCGAAATTAACCCCCAAGACTCTAGCAGCGAAGCTAATGAGCAAGTAGCAAACCAAATAAATGAACAGGGAGATAATATACTCACTGAAGAAAATGGTAGTGCTACAGCCAATCCCATTGAAGTAGATATCGCTGTCTTAGCAGATTTATCTCAGCAAATTGAAACTCTCAAAGCTCAATTAGAAGACCGTAGCACTCAATATATGCGAATTGCCGCAGATTTTGAGAATTACCGCAAACGAACTGCCAAAGAAAAAGAAGAAATTGACTTACAGGTAAAGCGCAACACAATTACGGAATTGCTACCTGTCGTTGATAATTTTGAACGAGCGCGAGCGCACCTCAAACCCCAAGGCGATGGTGAAATGACAATTCATAAGAGCTATCAAGGGGTTTATAAACAATTGGTGGATTGTCTCAAACGTTTAGGTGTAGCACCCATGCGCCCTGAAGGTCAAGAATTTGACCCGAATTTGCATGAAGCTGTGATGCGAGAACCAACCGACGAACATCCAGAAGGAACTATTTTAGAAGAGTTAGTTCGGGGCTATTATTTTGGCGATCGTGTACTCCGCCATGCGATGGTAAAAGTAGCTGCACCGAGAGAAGATATATCTGTGGACTCAGAAGATTTGTCCAATCAAGATAACGGTTAG
- a CDS encoding GspE/PulE family protein — protein MTYSSPQGRSTAITIRTEFSPFANKLVASGYINNEQMRQALAMSRKTGKLLTEVLESITDRKLAPEQVTAYKKQHLFELKILYGIESLDTEINEIDTTNVGMLIQELIPVELCRRHYLVPLSRHDDQPSPYILMAMVDPDNLEASDDLNRILRPKGLSFQRRVITQKDYLGIINQYLNEQAARQKTLDQQKNYDVKGDLDNLENLEIEESSDDDVDLDKAMKGADDAPIIKLVNRILLKALSEGVSDIHIEPQEEYLRIRFRKDGVLREAFENMPKKIIPAVTARFKIISNLDIAERRLPQDGRIRRIFAGRKVDFRVNTLPSRYGEKVVLRILDNSSTQLGLDKLITDPETLKIVQDMVSKPFGLILVTGPTGSGKTTSLYSALSEKNDPGINISTVEDPIEYSLPGITQVQVIREKGLDFSTALRAFLRQDPDVLLVGETRDKETAKTAIEAALTGHLVLTTLHTNDAPGAIARLGEMGIEPFMVSSSLIGVLAQRLVRRVCSECRIAYSPTIEELARYGLSASQEAQVTFYKANIIPPEEIVSRKNLCPKCNGIGYKGRCGVYEVMRITEELQTLINKEAPTERIKEVAVEEGMKTLLAYSLDLVRQGATTLEEVERVTFTDTGLEAELKAKRKSGLTCRTCTGELQPEWLDCPYCMTPRFTD, from the coding sequence ATGACTTACTCATCACCACAAGGGCGCAGTACGGCGATAACTATCAGAACTGAGTTTTCGCCCTTTGCTAATAAACTAGTAGCATCTGGCTATATCAATAATGAACAAATGAGACAGGCTTTAGCTATGAGCCGCAAGACTGGCAAGCTACTGACAGAAGTATTAGAGTCAATTACTGACCGAAAATTAGCTCCTGAACAGGTAACAGCATACAAAAAACAACACTTATTTGAACTTAAAATTTTATACGGTATTGAGTCGCTTGATACTGAAATCAACGAAATTGATACAACAAATGTGGGGATGCTGATTCAAGAACTCATTCCTGTGGAGCTATGTCGTCGCCATTATCTAGTGCCATTGTCAAGACATGATGACCAACCGTCACCTTATATTTTAATGGCGATGGTTGACCCAGATAATTTAGAGGCTTCTGATGATCTTAACCGAATTTTGCGTCCTAAAGGTTTGTCTTTTCAGCGGCGGGTAATTACGCAGAAAGATTACTTGGGCATTATTAATCAATACTTAAATGAGCAAGCTGCCCGCCAAAAGACCTTAGATCAACAAAAAAATTATGATGTTAAGGGGGATTTAGACAATTTAGAAAATCTGGAAATAGAGGAAAGTAGTGATGATGATGTTGATTTAGATAAGGCGATGAAGGGTGCTGATGATGCACCTATTATTAAACTTGTGAATCGGATTTTGTTGAAGGCTTTAAGTGAGGGTGTTTCGGATATTCACATTGAACCCCAGGAAGAATATTTACGGATTCGTTTCCGTAAGGATGGGGTATTACGTGAGGCATTTGAAAATATGCCGAAAAAAATTATCCCGGCAGTAACAGCCAGATTTAAAATTATTTCTAATTTGGACATTGCGGAGAGACGTTTACCTCAAGATGGACGTATCCGCCGGATATTTGCGGGGAGAAAGGTGGATTTTCGGGTAAATACTCTACCTAGTCGTTATGGAGAAAAGGTTGTTCTCCGGATTTTAGATAACTCCTCTACTCAATTGGGTTTAGATAAGTTAATTACTGACCCAGAAACCTTAAAAATTGTTCAGGATATGGTGAGTAAGCCCTTTGGGTTGATTTTGGTGACAGGACCAACTGGTTCGGGTAAAACGACTTCGTTGTATTCGGCACTGTCAGAAAAGAATGATCCGGGGATTAATATTAGTACGGTAGAAGATCCGATTGAGTACAGTTTACCGGGGATTACTCAAGTACAGGTAATTCGGGAAAAGGGGTTGGATTTCTCGACGGCTTTGCGGGCTTTTTTACGTCAAGATCCAGATGTGTTACTGGTGGGGGAAACACGAGATAAGGAAACTGCAAAAACGGCGATTGAGGCGGCATTAACCGGTCACTTGGTATTAACTACTTTACACACTAATGATGCGCCGGGAGCGATCGCTCGCTTAGGAGAAATGGGTATTGAACCGTTCATGGTTTCCAGTTCTCTCATTGGTGTTTTAGCACAACGTCTAGTTCGTCGTGTCTGTTCTGAATGTCGGATTGCCTATAGTCCCACCATTGAAGAACTCGCTCGCTATGGTTTATCAGCTTCCCAAGAGGCTCAGGTGACTTTCTATAAAGCCAATATTATCCCACCAGAAGAAATAGTCAGCCGTAAAAATCTTTGTCCAAAATGTAATGGCATTGGCTACAAGGGGCGTTGTGGTGTTTATGAAGTGATGCGGATTACTGAAGAATTACAAACCCTTATTAACAAGGAAGCACCTACAGAAAGGATCAAAGAAGTGGCTGTTGAAGAGGGTATGAAAACCTTACTGGCATACAGTTTAGACCTAGTTCGCCAAGGTGCAACTACCCTAGAAGAGGTAGAACGGGTAACATTTACAGACACAGGTTTAGAAGCTGAATTAAAGGCTAAACGCAAAAGTGGTCTGACTTGTCGGACTTGTACAGGGGAATTACAACCAGAATGGTTAGATTGTCCTTACTGTATGACACCTCGATTTACAGATTAA
- a CDS encoding type IV pilus twitching motility protein PilT codes for MEMMIEDLMEQLINMGGSDLHLSAGLPPYFRISGHLTPIGEHTLTADECQRLIFSMLNNTQRKTLEQTWELDCSYGVKGLARFRVNVYKERGAFAACLRALSSKIPNFEKLGLPDIVREMTEKPRGLILVTGPTGSGKTTTLAAMIDLINRTRAEHILTVEDPVEFVYEPIKSLVHQRQLGEDTKSFANALKAALREDPDIILVGEMRDLETIALAISAAETGHLVFGTLHTSSAAQTVDRIIDVFPSERQTQVRVQLSNSLVAVFSQTLVPKKNPKANEYGRVMAQEIMVITPAISNLIREGKTAQIYSAIQTGGKLGMQTLEKVLADLYKAGTISFEAAISKTSKPDEVQRLIGATAPAGAKLR; via the coding sequence ATGGAAATGATGATTGAAGACTTGATGGAGCAACTAATTAATATGGGTGGCTCAGACTTACACCTATCTGCTGGTTTGCCTCCCTATTTTCGGATTAGTGGACATCTAACACCTATTGGTGAACATACCTTAACTGCTGATGAGTGCCAAAGGTTAATTTTTAGTATGCTCAATAACACTCAGCGCAAAACCTTAGAGCAAACCTGGGAATTAGATTGTTCTTATGGTGTAAAAGGATTAGCTCGGTTTCGGGTGAATGTCTACAAAGAGCGGGGTGCTTTTGCTGCTTGTTTACGAGCATTAAGTTCTAAAATTCCTAACTTTGAAAAATTAGGTTTGCCCGATATAGTTCGGGAAATGACGGAAAAACCTAGAGGATTAATTCTCGTTACAGGTCCAACTGGTTCTGGTAAAACTACTACCTTAGCGGCAATGATTGACCTAATTAATCGGACTAGGGCAGAACACATTTTAACGGTTGAAGATCCTGTAGAATTTGTTTATGAACCTATCAAAAGTCTAGTCCACCAACGCCAATTAGGGGAAGATACGAAGAGTTTTGCTAATGCTTTGAAAGCAGCTTTACGGGAAGATCCAGATATTATTCTCGTAGGAGAAATGCGGGATTTAGAAACAATTGCTTTGGCAATTTCCGCCGCAGAAACAGGTCACTTGGTATTTGGTACATTACATACAAGCTCTGCTGCACAAACCGTTGACCGGATTATTGACGTTTTCCCCTCAGAAAGACAAACTCAGGTGCGGGTGCAGTTATCTAACTCCTTAGTTGCAGTTTTTAGTCAAACTTTAGTACCTAAGAAAAATCCCAAAGCTAATGAATATGGTCGAGTTATGGCTCAAGAAATCATGGTGATTACTCCCGCTATTTCTAACTTGATTCGGGAAGGAAAAACAGCACAGATTTACTCAGCTATTCAGACTGGTGGTAAATTGGGAATGCAAACTCTAGAAAAGGTTTTGGCTGATTTATACAAAGCTGGAACTATTTCTTTTGAAGCGGCAATCTCTAAAACCTCTAAACCAGATGAAGTCCAGCGTCTAATTGGTGCGACAGCCCCAGCAGGAGCTAAATTGCGTTAA
- a CDS encoding type II secretion system F family protein, whose amino-acid sequence MPTYVARIRDSQGKSRTEKFTADSLTDARTNLRNQGFVVQELKESQSLASRFDIQKIQNSFVKVSVKDKAVFSRQFAALVNAGVAIVRGLGVLSEQCGNPKLKAALIEISADVQTGVNLSDSMRKHPDCFDGLYVSMVQAGEIGGVLDEVLNRLAKLLEDMARLQNQIKSAMSYPVVVGFLATAIFVGMTVFLIPIFAAIFKDIGIELPPLTQFLMDCSSILRSYWSLVIIGILFALSFAYKQYYKTPLGRLNIDGIALKLPLFGDLIQKSSIARFSRTFGSLTRSGVPILTCLEIVRDTSGNQVIANAIDAAREEVQQGGMISVALLKESVFPGMAIQMMSIGEETGQLDGMLMKVADFYEDEVEQAVKSLTSVLEPVMIVVLGGMVGTILLAMYLPMFKVFEKMG is encoded by the coding sequence ATGCCTACCTACGTTGCTCGTATTCGTGATTCTCAAGGAAAATCCAGAACTGAAAAATTTACCGCTGATTCCTTGACTGATGCTCGGACTAATCTTAGAAATCAAGGTTTTGTTGTTCAAGAGTTAAAAGAATCTCAAAGCTTGGCTTCTCGGTTTGATATCCAGAAAATTCAGAATTCCTTTGTTAAGGTTTCTGTAAAAGATAAAGCGGTTTTTTCTCGTCAATTTGCTGCTTTGGTAAATGCAGGTGTAGCCATAGTTAGAGGCTTGGGTGTACTCTCTGAACAGTGTGGTAACCCTAAACTTAAAGCGGCTTTAATTGAAATTAGTGCTGATGTTCAAACTGGAGTTAACCTCTCAGATTCCATGCGTAAACATCCTGATTGTTTTGATGGTTTGTATGTGAGTATGGTACAAGCTGGAGAAATTGGGGGTGTGCTAGATGAGGTTTTAAATCGTTTAGCTAAACTATTAGAAGATATGGCGCGGTTGCAGAACCAAATTAAATCGGCTATGTCTTATCCAGTGGTAGTAGGGTTTTTGGCAACTGCTATTTTTGTAGGGATGACAGTCTTTCTAATTCCCATTTTTGCCGCCATTTTCAAAGATATAGGTATAGAATTACCACCACTTACGCAATTTTTGATGGACTGTAGTTCAATATTGCGAAGTTACTGGTCTTTAGTGATTATTGGGATTTTGTTTGCATTATCGTTTGCCTATAAGCAGTATTACAAAACCCCTCTTGGTAGGTTAAATATTGATGGTATTGCTCTGAAATTACCTTTGTTTGGTGATTTAATTCAAAAATCTTCCATTGCCCGTTTTAGTCGGACTTTTGGTTCATTAACTCGTTCTGGAGTACCAATTTTAACCTGTTTAGAAATTGTGCGAGATACATCTGGAAACCAAGTTATTGCTAACGCTATTGATGCTGCTCGTGAAGAAGTTCAACAGGGGGGGATGATTAGTGTGGCTTTGCTCAAAGAATCGGTTTTTCCTGGTATGGCAATTCAGATGATGAGTATCGGTGAAGAAACCGGTCAATTAGATGGAATGTTGATGAAAGTTGCTGATTTCTATGAAGACGAAGTAGAACAGGCAGTTAAATCACTTACCAGCGTTTTAGAACCCGTGATGATTGTGGTATTGGGGGGAATGGTAGGGACAATTTTGTTGGCTATGTACCTGCCGATGTTCAAAGTATTTGAAAAGATGGGTTAA
- a CDS encoding thymidylate synthase — protein sequence MGQITQFYYTAQHKPNQLIYGSGQTAVITGWMVKQAIAKHLQSNEYAVIGQLYSPTRGINLLIRNLLLNPHVRYLVILNATKEDKNAGGCQCLSDFFRHGVAESISDAGRKSWVICSPISGYIDIDIDINALEKLRHSVEIQDATSIADAVEKIQYYAQKETVAPWGIPVEFPMTTIEPTVLPGTRYGHRIEGKTIAETWVKIIHRIKTTGTIRPTGYDGKWQELIDLMAVVTEEPEDFYFPEPNYLPIDRSFLEEYISQILDDAPNREGVKYTYGQRLRSWFGRDQIEQVIEKLANDIDSARAVMSLWDASQDDNDNPPCLNHVWVRIVDNELSLTATFRSNDMFSAWPANAMGLRALQKYIYNSLLKRTAHTLKMGALITISQSAHIYDDCFENVANVISSQYLKISQQKDYFDPAGSFIITIQNHQIIVEHTTPGSGEVVNCYSGKSAHKLSQQIFTDCPGLQVSHAMYLGVELQKAEMALLMKEQFIYEQDKPVKLQLHQYSHL from the coding sequence ATGGGTCAAATCACCCAATTCTATTACACAGCACAACACAAACCAAACCAATTGATTTATGGTAGTGGTCAAACCGCAGTGATTACAGGATGGATGGTGAAACAAGCGATCGCTAAACATCTACAATCAAATGAATATGCTGTAATCGGACAGTTATACTCACCTACTAGAGGTATCAACTTACTAATTCGCAACTTATTGCTAAATCCTCATGTGCGGTATTTAGTTATTCTCAACGCTACCAAAGAAGATAAAAATGCCGGTGGTTGTCAATGTTTAAGTGATTTCTTCCGTCATGGTGTGGCAGAAAGTATTAGCGACGCTGGGCGAAAATCTTGGGTAATTTGTTCTCCTATTTCTGGTTATATTGATATTGATATTGATATCAATGCCTTGGAAAAATTACGCCATTCCGTAGAAATTCAAGACGCTACATCAATTGCTGATGCTGTCGAAAAAATTCAATATTACGCCCAAAAAGAAACCGTTGCACCTTGGGGAATACCTGTAGAATTTCCTATGACTACAATTGAACCAACTGTTTTACCAGGAACACGCTATGGACACAGAATTGAAGGTAAGACAATTGCTGAAACTTGGGTAAAAATCATTCATAGAATTAAAACCACTGGTACAATTAGACCCACTGGCTATGATGGTAAATGGCAAGAATTGATAGATTTAATGGCAGTTGTCACCGAAGAACCGGAGGATTTCTATTTTCCCGAACCCAATTATTTACCCATAGATAGAAGTTTTCTAGAAGAATATATTTCGCAAATTTTAGATGATGCACCCAATCGAGAAGGAGTAAAATATACTTATGGGCAACGTTTACGTTCTTGGTTTGGACGTGATCAAATTGAACAAGTCATTGAAAAATTAGCCAATGATATTGATTCTGCGAGGGCTGTAATGTCCTTATGGGATGCTAGTCAAGATGATAATGACAATCCCCCTTGTCTAAATCATGTTTGGGTGAGAATAGTTGATAATGAACTATCTTTAACTGCAACTTTTCGTAGTAATGATATGTTCTCAGCTTGGCCAGCAAATGCTATGGGATTAAGGGCTTTACAAAAGTATATTTATAATTCTTTGCTTAAAAGAACTGCTCATACATTAAAAATGGGGGCATTAATTACTATTAGTCAAAGCGCCCATATTTATGATGATTGTTTTGAAAATGTCGCCAATGTCATTTCATCTCAATATCTTAAAATATCTCAACAAAAAGACTATTTTGATCCTGCTGGTAGTTTTATTATTACTATTCAGAATCATCAAATTATTGTTGAACATACAACCCCTGGTTCTGGAGAAGTAGTTAATTGTTATTCTGGTAAATCTGCACATAAACTTTCCCAGCAAATATTCACAGATTGTCCGGGTTTACAAGTTTCCCATGCCATGTATCTAGGAGTGGAATTGCAAAAAGCGGAAATGGCTTTGTTAATGAAAGAACAGTTTATTTATGAACAGGATAAACCAGTAAAATTGCAGCTACATCAATACAGTCACCTCTAA
- a CDS encoding DUF4351 domain-containing protein, which produces MSKFSQLSRQEIEAMFLVSDIKQTRVYQEAKQEEATTLLFRQLSKRFGKLSGNYIETISNLTIEQLEDLGEALLDFVDITDLEQWLKAHTNQ; this is translated from the coding sequence GTGTCCAAATTTTCACAATTAAGCCGTCAGGAGATAGAAGCGATGTTTTTAGTCAGTGATATCAAGCAAACAAGAGTATATCAAGAAGCAAAGCAGGAAGAAGCAACGACCTTACTATTCCGTCAGTTATCCAAGCGATTTGGGAAATTGAGCGGTAATTACATCGAAACTATCAGCAATCTTACAATAGAACAACTAGAAGACCTGGGAGAAGCATTATTAGACTTTGTGGACATTACTGACCTGGAACAATGGCTCAAAGCTCACACAAACCAGTAA
- a CDS encoding DUF2887 domain-containing protein gives MHTDTIFYQIFLTFHTLLFELLGQPTENAQGYNFTSVEVKEKAFRFDGIFMPDSLEKPIYFVEVQFQNKPEFYWELITEINIYLNQYKPQQDWQAIALFAKRSLDVEVLTNYQQELINSGRIKRIYLDELPPGSIGMGLIELILSKETKAPELVQNLMQRTKTEIVNNRERQGIIELLETVLVSKFSQLSRQEIEAMFLVSDIKQTRVYQEAKQEGKQDEATNLLFRQLSKRFGKLSGNYIETISNLTIEQLEDLGEALLDFVDITDLEQWLKAHINLI, from the coding sequence ATGCACACAGATACAATATTTTATCAAATATTCCTCACTTTTCATACCCTGTTATTTGAACTACTCGGTCAACCGACGGAAAATGCTCAAGGTTATAATTTCACATCTGTTGAAGTTAAAGAAAAAGCCTTTCGATTTGATGGTATTTTCATGCCAGATAGTTTGGAAAAACCCATCTATTTTGTAGAAGTTCAATTCCAAAATAAACCAGAATTTTACTGGGAATTAATCACAGAAATCAACATTTATCTCAATCAATACAAACCACAGCAAGACTGGCAAGCCATAGCTTTATTTGCTAAACGTAGTTTAGATGTAGAGGTATTAACTAATTATCAACAAGAATTAATTAATAGTGGGAGAATCAAACGCATTTATTTAGATGAGCTACCACCCGGTTCAATTGGTATGGGATTAATTGAATTAATTCTGAGTAAAGAAACAAAAGCACCAGAATTAGTTCAAAACCTCATGCAAAGAACAAAAACAGAGATTGTCAACAACAGAGAAAGACAAGGTATTATAGAGTTGCTGGAGACTGTCTTGGTGTCCAAATTTTCACAATTAAGCCGTCAGGAGATAGAAGCGATGTTTTTAGTCAGTGATATCAAGCAAACTAGGGTATATCAAGAAGCAAAGCAAGAAGGTAAACAAGATGAAGCAACAAACTTACTATTCCGTCAGTTATCCAAGCGATTTGGGAAATTGAGCGGTAATTACATCGAAACTATCAGCAATCTTACAATAGAACAACTAGAAGACCTGGGAGAAGCATTATTAGACTTTGTGGACATTACCGACCTAGAACAATGGCTCAAAGCCCATATAAACCTGATCTAA